A single Phragmites australis chromosome 4, lpPhrAust1.1, whole genome shotgun sequence DNA region contains:
- the LOC133915128 gene encoding receptor-like cytoplasmic kinase 176: MGNCWGARIKDGSSHPGASSGMFSKSGGKDGSRLSGCSSRASSASMPPSAKTECEILQSANVKIFSFNNLKAATRNFRPDSVLGEGGFGSVYKGWVDENTLSACRPGTGIAVAVKRLNQEGLQGHREWLAEVNYLGQFCHPNLVKLIGYCLEDEHRLLVYEFMPRGSLENHLFRRGSYFQPLSWNLRMKVALGAAKGLAYLHSAEAKVIYRDFKTSNILLDTDYSAKLSDFGLAKDGPVGEKSHVSTRVMGTYGYAAPEYLSTGHLTAKSDIYSFGVVLLEILSGRRAIDKNRPSGEHNLVEWARPYLTHKRKIFRVLDTRLEGQYSLSGAQTIAALSLECLSYDAKMRPSMDSVVTILEELQDSTEAEKHQEPKGTTKQAPAVSASRSSRKPRRKSLGATKETVPNPRPLLHSR; encoded by the exons ATGGGGAACTGCTGGGGCGCGCGGATCAAGGATGGGAGTTCTCACCCTGGCGCTTCTTCAG GAATGTTCTCAAAGAGTGGTGGTAAAGATGGGAGTAGGCTTAGTGGATGTAGTAGTCGAGCCTCTTCGGCTTCCATGCCTCCAAGTGCGAAGACTGAATGCGAGATCCTGCAATCCGCCAATGTTAAGATCTTCAGCTTTAACAATCTCAAGGCAGCCACAAGGAACTTCCGTCCTGATAGTGTGCTAGGTGAAGGAGGGTTTGGATCTGTCTATAAAGGATGGGTTGATGAGAATACATTATCAGCTTGCAGGCCTGGCACTGGAATTGCTGTTGCTGTGAAAAGACTCAATCAGGAGGGTTTGCAAGGGCACCGAGAGTGGTTG GCGGAAGTTAATTACCTAGGTCAGTTCTGCCATCCCAACCTTGTCAAGCTAATTGGGTACTGCTTAGAGGATGAGCACCGACTGCTAGTGTACGAATTCATGCCCCGTGGGAGCTTGGAAAATCATCTGTTTAGGA GAGGCTCATACTTTCAACCTCTTTCATGGAACCTTAGAATGAAGGTAGCACTTGGAGCTGCAAAAGGACTAGCTTACCTTCACAGTGCAGAGGCAAAAGTCATTTACCGAGATTTTAAGACTTCCAACATTCTTCTTGACACA GACTATTCTGCGAAACTTTCTGATTTTGGACTggcaaaggatggtcctgttgGTGAGAAGAGCCATGTGTCCACAAGGGTAATGGGAACATATGGTTATGCAGCTCCTGAATATCTTTCAACAG GTCACCTAACTGCAAAGAGCGACATCTATAGCTTCGGGGTAGTGCTTCTGGAGATATTGTCAGGTCGCCGTGCCATTGACAAAAACCGGCCCTCGGGGGAGCACAATCTCGTGGAATGGGCTCGACCTTATCTCACACATAAGCGCAAGATATTCCGTGTCCTGGATACCAGGCTAGAAGGTCAATACTCTCTCAGCGGGGCGCAAACCATTGCTGCCCTTTCTCTTGAGTGCCTGTCCTACGATGCTAAGATGAGGCCTTCTATGGATTCTGTGGTCACTATCCTAGAAGAGCTTCAAGACTCCACTGAAGCagagaagcaccaagaacccaAGGGTACAACCAAACAGGCACCTGCTGTAAGTGCTAGCAGGAGCAGCCGCAAGCCTCGCCGAAAAAGCTTGGGAGCGACGAAGGAGACTGTTCCAAATCCAAGACCATTGCTTCATTCTCGTTAG
- the LOC133915130 gene encoding uncharacterized protein LOC133915130 produces the protein MTAAAAWSLSAAAGLLPASLSPSTLLATLVSVAVLGAAAVFFEHIRKIGCMHSLERTAVSDAFFEDPNSLNKVPCPSIFDPPEKYISLIVPAYNEEHRLPEALTETLNYLKQRSAADKSFSYEVLIVDDGSTDRTSKVAFNFVKQHKIDNVRVLLLGRNHGKGEAVRKGMLHSRGELLLMLDADGATKVTDLEKLEAQAKKVKSSPGASASSSQKLSEIEIVVFGSRAHLEKQALATRKWYRNFLMKGFHFVVLLTAGPGIRDTQCGFKMFTRAAARKLFTNIRLKRWCFDVELVNLCKNLSIPMVEVSVNWTEIPGSKVRMTSIMHMVFELLLIKVGYGLGIWKIYS, from the exons atgaccgccgccgccgcctggtctctctccgccgccgccggcctcctccccgCCTCCCTCTCGCCGAGCACCCTCCTAGCCACCCTT GTGTCCGTCGCGGTGctgggcgccgccgccgtcttctTCGAGCACATCCGCAAGATCGGGTGCATGCACTC GCTGGAGAGGACCGCCGTTTCGGACGCCTTCTTCGAGGACCCCAACTCGCTCAACAAG GTTCCCTGCCCGTCGATTTTTGATCCACCTGAGAAGTACATTTCGCTGATAGTTCCTGCCTACAATGAGGAGCATCGACTTCCCGAGGCTCTTACAGAAACACTCAA CTACCTGAAACAACGTTCAGCTGCCGACAAGTCATTTTCTTACGAG GTCTTGATTGTTGACGATGGGAGTACTGACCGCACCTCTAAAGTTGCCTTCAATTTTGTGAAACAACATAAGATTGACAATGTTAGAGTTCTTCTACTTGGAAGAAATCATGGGAAAGGTGAAGCAGTCAGAAAA GGGATGCTCCATTCGCGTGGTGAACTATTGCTCATGCTTGATGCTGATGGGGCAACTAAAGTGACCGATTTGGAAAAGCTTGAAGCTCAG GCTAAGAAAGTTAAGTCCAGTCCAGGAGCATCGGCTAGTTCATCTCAGAAACTGTCTGAGATTGAAATTGTCGTTTTTGGTTCCCGTGCTCATCTGGAGAAGCAGGCTCTTGCGACA AGGAAATGGTACCGAAATTTTCTTATGAAAGGTTTCCACTTCGTAGTTTTGTTGACGGCTGGTCCTGGGATCAGAGATACACAG TGTGGCTTCAAGATGTTCACACGGGCTGCTGCAAGGAAACTCTTCACAAATATTAGATTGAAGAG GTGGTGTTTTGATGTTGAGCTTGTAAACCTGTGCAAGAACCTCAGCATCCCAATGGTAGAAGTATCTGTTAATTGGACTGAAATACCTGGATCCAAAGTGCGCATGACAAGCATCATGCACATGGTATTTGAGCTTCTGCTGATCAAAGTAGGTTATGGACTAGGCATATGGAAAATCTACTCATAG